In Rhipicephalus microplus isolate Deutch F79 chromosome 7, USDA_Rmic, whole genome shotgun sequence, one genomic interval encodes:
- the LOC142766879 gene encoding endothelin-converting enzyme 2-like, whose product MWRRWRHTEDSFGELATQVHQVMPLAAAKPYADAASWDRGLIEELFEASKRSYRKRIDRSTWMDEATRQFARDKIRSVNGVVPAPGLIWNASALERIYECVPRGRELSFLPYLLEARRCKQRLLFSVAASGQSSPETITWTSPTAYLVRYLDVYNSAVLMGSVLYPPVLQTSGDHRDVFNYAGLVFLFSKLLYGAVGQQGSLRDSVGSLRPWWSNATHEGFSRAVRCFEELYQFDARFIDDDIGAAVAATIAFGAYERRLRDLYALHSGGLWRRALRWMLRWPRWFSSAGRDDFADDQAFFMNHCLLFCSRKASSLYSDGWLSAEQKCNLPLKNSPDFWRAFQCRKGDAMRASKSCELI is encoded by the exons ATGTGGCGTCGGTGGCGCCATACGGAAGACTCGTTCGGCGAGCTCGCTACGCAGGTTCACCAGGTCATGCCGCTGGCCGCAGCCAAGCCCTACGCAGACGCGGCATCTTGGGACAGAGGCCTGATCGAGGAGCTCTTCGAGGCCTCGAAGCGATCGTACAGGAAGCGCATCGATCGGAGCACGTGGATGGACGAAGCGACGCGTCAGTTCGCCCGGGACAAGATCCGCTCGGTGAACGGAGTCGTTCCCGCGCCGGGTCTCATCTGGAACGCGAGCGCGCTTGAACGAATCTACGA GTGCGTCCCACGTGGCCGGGAGCTGTCCTTCCTGCCATACCTGTTGGAAGCGAGGCGGTGCAAGCAGCGACTTCTCTTTAGCGTGGCCGCCAGCGGCCAGAGCTCGCCAGAGACGATCACGTGGACGTCGCCCACGGCCTACCTGGTGCGCTACCTGGATGTCTACAACAGCGCCGTCCTCATGGGCTCCGTGCTCTATCCTCCCGTGCTTCAG ACATCCGGTGACCACCGCGACGTATTCAACTACGCCGGCCTGGTGTTCCTCTTCTCCAAACTACTCTACGGAGCCGTCGGTCAGCAGGGCAGCCTCCGCGACAGCGTGGGCTCCCTCAGGCCCTGGTGGAGCAACGCGACGCACGAAGGCTTCTCTCGAGCCGTGCGCTGCTTCGAAGAACTGTACCAGTTCGACGCCCGCTTCATCGACGACGACATAGGCGCCGCGGTGGCGGCGACCATCGCTTTCGGCGCGTACGAGCGGCGCCTCCGAGATTTGTACGCGCTACACTCCGGCGGTCTCTGGAGGCGCGCTCTCCGGTGGATGCTCAGATGGCCTCGCTGGTTCAGCAGCGCTGGACGGGACGATTTCGCGGACGACCAGGCGTTCTTCATGAACCACTGCCTGCTCTTTTGCTCGCGCAAAGCTTCGAGCTTGTACTCGGACGGTTGGTTGTCGGCGGAGCAAAAGTGCAACCTGCCCCTCAAAAACAGTCCCGATTTCTGGCGCGCCTTTCAATGCAGGAAAGGTGATGCTATGAGGGCCAGCAAGTCTTGTGAGTTGATTTGA